CATCCCGTGATCATCGACGCACACGCCCATTTCCTGCCCAAGGACTACCCGGCTGACGCCCCCGAGTGCTTCCCGCACATGGAGCCCATCGAGGACAGCACCAATCGGCTGCTCGTCTTCGGTGCCACCCGCTTCCCGGCGAAGGAGGTGTTCTTCGAAGCCGAACGCCGGATCGAGGCCATGGACGCCTCCGGGGTCGACGCGGAGGTCATCAGCCCGATGCCGCCCCTGCTGAAGTACGACCTCCCCGCCGCCGACGGGCTCTCGCTCGCCCGGCACGTCAACGACTTCACGGCCGAGCTCACCTCGCATGCACCGGAGCGCATGTTCGGTCTCGGCATGGTCCCCATGCAGGACCCGGACGCCGCGACCGCCGAGCTCGCCGCGATCAAGGCCGCGGGGCTCGATGGTGTGGAGATCGCGTCCAACATCCTCGGCAGCTCCATCGGAGATGAGAAGTTCCTGCCGTTCTTCCAGGAGGTCGAGCGGCTCGGTCTGTCGGTCTTCGTGCACGCCATGCCCTCGCCCATGGACCGTCTCCCGATGTCCGCAATGGGGACGTACGTCGTGGGCATCGAGGGGATGTTCGCCGCGGCATCGATGATCCTCGGCGGCACCGCTGCCGCCTGCCCCGATCTGCGAATCTCCTTCAGCCACGCGGCCGGTGGTCTGGCGATGATGCTGCCCCGGGCCAACTACTTCTGGGGCGGGTCCTGGAACGAGGAGCCCAAGGACCCGAGCCGTGCCGTCATGCCCGAAGACGGGCCGTCTCCGCTGGAGTACGCCCGCCGGTTCTACTACGACTCGATGGTGTTCGACCGGCGCACCATCCGTTACCTCATCGACCTGCTCGGAGCCGATCGCCTGCTCGTCGGATCGGACTTCCCGGCGATGCTCCGCGAGGAGCCGACCGCGAAGACGCTGATGTCGATGGACCTTCCGCACGACGAATGGGAGGACATCAGCTGGCGCAACGCGATGCGTTGGCTGGGCCGGGAAAGCGCCTCCTGATCACGCTGGATGCCGGTCCTGCCATCCCGCGGAATTCGCGTAGATCGGCATCCAGCACTCGGAAAGACTGCCCTCCAAGCCCGGAAAACCGGGCCTCTGCGGCGCTGAAGCCGCCGCGACAACTCCGGAACGCTACGTCCAAGGGGAAGCGTCACATGAAAAGAATTCGCAACGAAGGAAGGTCAGCAGCGCGGCTGATCGGCTCGTTCGCCGTCGTGCTGGGCCTGGGATTGACCTCGGTGGCCTGCGCCCCCGGCGGGCAGTCCGACGCCACCGATGAGGGAAAGAGCGGTGAGCCGCAGAGCGGCGGCGATCTGACCGTGCTGCTCGACGCCGGATTCGCGGGAGGCTGGGCCACCGGCCTCGACCCCGCGACCAGCAACACGACCGGGGCGAACCTGCCCCAGAACAGCGCGATCTTCGGCGGCCTGTTCACCCTCGAGTCCGAGGAGGGCGCGGAGGCAGAGATCGTGCCGAACCAGGCCGAGAGCTACGAGTGGACCGACGAGGGCCGCACGCTCACGATCACGCTCCGCGACGGCATCACTTTCACCGACGGCACTCCGATGGATGCCGACGCCGTCCTGTGGAACTGGATCCGGGCTCTGAACTCGGGCAGCACCGGCGCTCCCCGGATCGATCTGAAGACCGACGGGCCGGCGCCGACGCTGGACCCGGAGTTCATGGACAGCCTCTGGGCAGCCCTGCCGGAGGACGTCAACAAGGCGGACGTCGAGAGCGACCTCACCGCCATCCAGGTCGTGGATGACCTGACCCTCAAGATCCAGCTCAACACGGTGAACGGCTCGCTCCTCAACAGCTTCCCGGGCACCAACCTCAACCTCATCGGCTCGCCGACGGCGTACGCCGAGATGGGGGCGGAGGCGTTCAGCCTGATGCCCGTCGCAGCCGGCCCGTTCATCGTCACCAGCGACAAGCTCAATGAGCGGCTCGAGCTGGAGAAGAACCCGGACTACTTCAAGGAGGGGCTGCCGTACCTCGACGAGCTGACGTTCCAGTCCGTCGCCGGTGACCAGGTCGCCTACCAGACGCTGCTGGCGGGCCAGGGTGACGTCATCGAGGGTCTCAGCTCGGTCACGCTCATCGAGGAGGCGGAGAAGAACCCCGATGTGAAGGTGGTCCTCGGAGCGCCCACATCGCCGTACGTGATCCAGCTGAACAGCCGCATCGCGCCGTTCGACGACAAGCGTGCCCGAGAGGCGATCTACTACGCGACCGACTTCGACGCGATCAATGAGGGCCTGTTCAAGGGGCAGGGCGAGATGAGCCAGTCCTTCACCGCCTCCGGCGGTCTGTTCTGGGAGCCCGATGTCGAGGGCTACCGCACCTACGACCCCGAGAAGGCCAAGGAGATCGTCGAGGAGCTCGGCGGGCTGAAGGTCACCCTCGGCACCACCGACATCGTCACCGCCCGGTCCGTGACCACCGCCCTGCAGACGCAGTGGGCGGAAGCCGGTATCGATGTCGAGATCGAGGCGCAGGCCCTCGGCGACGTGATCAGCGACTTCGTCGGCGGGCAGTGGGAGGCGATGCTGCAGACCGCTGGAGCATGGGACCCGTCGGTCGGCATCGGCGTGAGCGTCCGGTTCGGTTCCACCTCGCCGTACAGCGGCGCGCCGCTGCCGGAGGGTGCGGCCAACGCCGGGGACGCCCTGGCCCGGGGGCTCGAGACCGAGCTCGACCAGCTCCTCGCCGACTCGATCGCCACGATCGATCCCGAGGAGCGGAAGGCCCGCTACGCAGCCGTCGCGAAGTACATCTCCGATGAGGCGTACGGACCCTTCGGTATGGCGTTCAGCCCCGCCCAGGTCATGCGCAAGAACGTCTACGGTCCCGGGCTGACCACGCCCATCCCGGCGCTCGCGGTCAACCAGGGCGTCCTGTACGACCGGGTCTGGGTCGAGAGTGACTAACACCGTCGAAGAGACGACGTCCATCCGGACCGAGGAGCGCTCGTCGCTCCTCGGCCGGGTGGCCGGCTCCCCCCTGGTCCGGCTCATCGTCCGGCGGGTGCTGATCGCCATCCCCCTGCTGTTCGCGATCAGTGTCCTGGTGTTCGCCCTCCTGGAGGCCATGCCGGGAGACCCTGCCCGTCAGCAGGCGGGCATGGACGCCACCGAGGAGGAGGTCGAGTCCGTCCGGAAGCGCCTCGGCTTGGACCGGTCCCCGGTCGAGCGGTACGTCTCGTGGCTGCTGGGATTCCTGACCGGCAACCTGGGTCGTTCGACCGTGAGTGGTCAGTCCGTCGCCGTTCTGGTGGGCGAGCGGATGGCGGTGACGATGGAGCTGGTGCTCCTCGCGTTCGCTCTCTCGCTCGTGATCGCCCTTCCCATCGCCCTCCTCGCCGCCCGCAAGCCCGGCGGGGTGTTCGACCGCATCGTCATGGTCATCTCCATGACCCTGCTCGCGGTTCCGAACTACGTGCTGGCGCTCCTGCTGGTCCTGGTCTTCGCCGTGAGCCTGCGCACCCTGCCCGCCATCGGCTTCGTTCCGATAGAGGACGGACTGTGGGAGAACCTCCGATCGGTCACCCTCCCCGTGCTCGCCCTCGGCGTGCCGATCTCCTGCTTCTACGCGCGATTCCTGCGCGGCGACCTCGTCGAGCAGATGAACTCCGCGGACTACATCGAGACCGCGCGGGCGAAGGGCGTCGGTCCGTGGCGGGTGCTCTGGGTGCACGCCTTCCGCAACTCGTCGTTCGGACTGCTGACCCTCGTCGGTCTCAACGTCGGCGGGCTCGTCGGAGGCACGATCATCATCGAGCAGATCTTCGCGATGCCGGGCCTCGGCATGATGATGCTCCAGGGCGCCATGTCCCGGGATGTCGCGGTCGTGCAGATCTGTGTCTTCATCTTCGCGGCGGTTGCCGTGTTCGCCAATCTCGTTGTGGACGTGATGTACGCCGTCCTGGACCCGAGGATCCGCTATGGCTCTCGCTGACGCCGCCACCACCGCCCGCGTCCTTGCCCCCGCTGTCGTAGACCCGTCCGAGCGCAGCATGCGCTGGGCCAAGATCCGACGTCGGCTGATCGTCGCGATCCCTGGTGGGGTCGTGGGCTTCCTGCTCGTCCTGTGCTTCATCGGGCCGTTCGTGCTGCCGCTGCCCTCGCCGATCGGCGGCAGCGTGCTCGACAGTGCCCTGCCTCCGGGATCCCCGGGGCATCCACTGGGCACGGACGTCAACGGGAACGATGTCCTCTCGCGGCTCCTGTTCGGCGGGCGGACCTCGCTCACGGTGGCCATCGCGGTCAATCTGATCGGAACGGTCGTCGGCGGGATCATCGGCGCCATCGCCGCCTACCTCGGCGGCATCACGGACACGATCATCATGCGGGCGCTCGACGTGCTGATCGCGTTCCCGTCGCTCGTGCTCACCATCGCGATCGCGCAGGCGCTCGGACCCAGCCTGCCGAACACCGTGCTCGCGCTGTGCGCGTTCAGCATCCCGGCCGTCGCCCGCATCTCGCGGTCGGCCACCCTGCGCGTGGTCAACATGCCGTTCATCCAGGCGGCGGAGCTCAGCGGAAGCCCGTCCTGGCGCATCCTGCTCCGGCACATCGCGCCGAACATCATCCCCCAGATGCTGAACTTCGCGATGCTCGGAATGGGCATCGTGATCGTGACGGAGGGTGCGCTCAGCTTCCTCGGACTCGGCATCCCGGCCCCGCAGCCCAGCTGGGGAAACATGATCTACGAGGGCCAGCAGTCGCTGTCGGCGACGCCTCTGCTCGTCCTCTGGCCGAGCCTCGCACTGCTCGTGACGGTGCTGGCATTCAACCTCCTCGGTGAGAACGTCCGAGACGAAATGAGTGGTCGATGACGATGCTCGAAAAGACGACGACGGGTGGGCCCGGTGGGGGTGAGGACGACGCCGTCCTCACCGTGGACGACCTGCGGATCACCTTCTCGCGGGGCGGCAAGCTCATCCACGCGGTGAACGGGCTCTCCTACACCCTGCGGCGGGGACGGATGCTGGCCATCATCGGGGAGTCGGGTTCCGGCAAGTCGGTGAGCGTGCGCGCGCTCATGGGACTGCTCCCGCCGAGCGCCTACATCACGGGGTCTGCGCGGCTGCACGATATCGAGCTGATCGGGCGCAGCGACAAGGCGATGCGCGAGATCCGAGGACGAGACGTGGCGATGGTCTTCCAAGACCCCGCGCGATCGCTGAACCCGACCATGAGCGTCGGCGCCCAGATCACCGAGGCGCTGCGCATGCAGAGCGACATCTCCCGCAAAGCCGCGGCGGAACGCGCGGTCGAGCTGCTGAAGCTCGTCCGGCTGCCGGCGGCGGAACGGCGATTCCACGAGTACCCGCATCAGCTGTCCGGAGGCATGCGCCAGCGCGTCATGATCGCGATCGCCCTGGCCGGCAATCCCAAGGTCCTCATCGCCGACGAGGCGACCACCGCTCTGGACGTGACGACGCAGGCCCAGATCATGGAGTTGCTGGTCGACCTGCAGGAACGTCTGGGAACGGCGGTGATCCTGATCAGCCACGACCTCGGCCTGGCCGCCAGCTACGCCGACGATGTGCTCGTGATGTACGCGGGGCGCGCCGTGGAGCACGCCGCGACGGGCACCCTGTTCCGCAACGTCCGGATGCCGTACACGAAGGCCCTGCTCGGGGCCATCCCGCAGCTGACGACCGTGCCGCACTCGCAACTCACGGTGATCGGCGGCCAGCCGCCGGACCTCAGCGCGCTGCCGACCGGATGTCCGTTCCGCCCGCGCTGCCCGAAGGCGACCGAGAAGTGCGAGGAGGCGCCGCCGCTCGATGAACACGAGCCGGGCCACTGGTACGCCTGCTGGCATCCTGTGTCACGCGACGATCCGGCTCTGACCGGAGGCGCGATCGACGAGACCGCCCCGGAGGTCGCCGGTCCGCCGGCGAACGCGGACACGGAGGATGCATCCGCCGCAGCGGACGAACACGAGGAGGTCGTGCGATGACCCTGGCCGAACCGCACATCGACGCGGGCGCGGGGCAGTCCCGCGATGAGCCCATCCTGACCGTGGAGCACCTCGTGCAGGAGTTCGTCAGCCGAGGCCCGGGTGGCGTGAAGGCCGGCGTCGTGCACGCCGTGTCGGACGTCTCCTTCGAGCTGTATGCCGGACAGACCCTCGGGGTCGTCGGGGAGACCGGCTCCGGGAAGTCCACCCTCGCGCGCGCCGTCATCCAGGCGGACCCGCCGAAGTCCGGCTCCGTGGTGTTCCGCGGACGCGAGATGGTGGGGATGAAGAAGCGGCAGCTGCGTGCCGCCCGCGCCGAGATGCAGATGGTCTACCAGGACCCGTTCGGCTCGCTCAACCCGCGCTGGCGCGTGGAGGACGTCGTGGCCGAGCCGCTGCTCGGGCACGGCAGGATGAGCAGCGCGGATCGCCGTGTACGCGTGCGGGAGCTCCTCGACCTCGTCGGGCTCAACCCGGATCAGTACATGCGGCGCCGGCCGATGGAGCTCTCCGGCGGTCAGGCGCAACGCGTCGCGATCGCCCGTGCGATCGCGCTGAACCCCGCCTTGATCATCTGCGACGAGGCCATCTCCTCGCTCGACGTGCTCATCCAGGCGCAGGTGCTGAACCTGTTCGAGAAGCTGCGCCGCGAACTCGGCCTCGCCTACATCTTCATCGCCCACGACCTGGCCACGGTCAAGCAGATCAGCGACGTCGTCGCCGTCATGCACCTCGGCCAACTCGCGGAGATCGGTCCGTCCGAGGAGCTCTACCGCGCCCCTCGGCATCCGTACACGCGAGCGCTCCTGGACTCCATCCCCGGGCTCGACCCGGAGACGGGCGTGGCTCGCCGACCCGTTCCGATGAAGGGTGAGCCGCCGTCGCCGCTGCATCCGCCGAGCGGATGCCGATTCCGGACGCGGTGTCCGCGGGCGCAGGAGATCTGCGCGACGGTCGAGCCGAAGC
The sequence above is a segment of the Microbacterium caowuchunii genome. Coding sequences within it:
- a CDS encoding amidohydrolase family protein; amino-acid sequence: MIIDAHAHFLPKDYPADAPECFPHMEPIEDSTNRLLVFGATRFPAKEVFFEAERRIEAMDASGVDAEVISPMPPLLKYDLPAADGLSLARHVNDFTAELTSHAPERMFGLGMVPMQDPDAATAELAAIKAAGLDGVEIASNILGSSIGDEKFLPFFQEVERLGLSVFVHAMPSPMDRLPMSAMGTYVVGIEGMFAAASMILGGTAAACPDLRISFSHAAGGLAMMLPRANYFWGGSWNEEPKDPSRAVMPEDGPSPLEYARRFYYDSMVFDRRTIRYLIDLLGADRLLVGSDFPAMLREEPTAKTLMSMDLPHDEWEDISWRNAMRWLGRESAS
- a CDS encoding ABC transporter substrate-binding protein codes for the protein MKRIRNEGRSAARLIGSFAVVLGLGLTSVACAPGGQSDATDEGKSGEPQSGGDLTVLLDAGFAGGWATGLDPATSNTTGANLPQNSAIFGGLFTLESEEGAEAEIVPNQAESYEWTDEGRTLTITLRDGITFTDGTPMDADAVLWNWIRALNSGSTGAPRIDLKTDGPAPTLDPEFMDSLWAALPEDVNKADVESDLTAIQVVDDLTLKIQLNTVNGSLLNSFPGTNLNLIGSPTAYAEMGAEAFSLMPVAAGPFIVTSDKLNERLELEKNPDYFKEGLPYLDELTFQSVAGDQVAYQTLLAGQGDVIEGLSSVTLIEEAEKNPDVKVVLGAPTSPYVIQLNSRIAPFDDKRAREAIYYATDFDAINEGLFKGQGEMSQSFTASGGLFWEPDVEGYRTYDPEKAKEIVEELGGLKVTLGTTDIVTARSVTTALQTQWAEAGIDVEIEAQALGDVISDFVGGQWEAMLQTAGAWDPSVGIGVSVRFGSTSPYSGAPLPEGAANAGDALARGLETELDQLLADSIATIDPEERKARYAAVAKYISDEAYGPFGMAFSPAQVMRKNVYGPGLTTPIPALAVNQGVLYDRVWVESD
- a CDS encoding ABC transporter permease is translated as MTNTVEETTSIRTEERSSLLGRVAGSPLVRLIVRRVLIAIPLLFAISVLVFALLEAMPGDPARQQAGMDATEEEVESVRKRLGLDRSPVERYVSWLLGFLTGNLGRSTVSGQSVAVLVGERMAVTMELVLLAFALSLVIALPIALLAARKPGGVFDRIVMVISMTLLAVPNYVLALLLVLVFAVSLRTLPAIGFVPIEDGLWENLRSVTLPVLALGVPISCFYARFLRGDLVEQMNSADYIETARAKGVGPWRVLWVHAFRNSSFGLLTLVGLNVGGLVGGTIIIEQIFAMPGLGMMMLQGAMSRDVAVVQICVFIFAAVAVFANLVVDVMYAVLDPRIRYGSR
- a CDS encoding ABC transporter permease; protein product: MALADAATTARVLAPAVVDPSERSMRWAKIRRRLIVAIPGGVVGFLLVLCFIGPFVLPLPSPIGGSVLDSALPPGSPGHPLGTDVNGNDVLSRLLFGGRTSLTVAIAVNLIGTVVGGIIGAIAAYLGGITDTIIMRALDVLIAFPSLVLTIAIAQALGPSLPNTVLALCAFSIPAVARISRSATLRVVNMPFIQAAELSGSPSWRILLRHIAPNIIPQMLNFAMLGMGIVIVTEGALSFLGLGIPAPQPSWGNMIYEGQQSLSATPLLVLWPSLALLVTVLAFNLLGENVRDEMSGR
- a CDS encoding ABC transporter ATP-binding protein, encoding MTMLEKTTTGGPGGGEDDAVLTVDDLRITFSRGGKLIHAVNGLSYTLRRGRMLAIIGESGSGKSVSVRALMGLLPPSAYITGSARLHDIELIGRSDKAMREIRGRDVAMVFQDPARSLNPTMSVGAQITEALRMQSDISRKAAAERAVELLKLVRLPAAERRFHEYPHQLSGGMRQRVMIAIALAGNPKVLIADEATTALDVTTQAQIMELLVDLQERLGTAVILISHDLGLAASYADDVLVMYAGRAVEHAATGTLFRNVRMPYTKALLGAIPQLTTVPHSQLTVIGGQPPDLSALPTGCPFRPRCPKATEKCEEAPPLDEHEPGHWYACWHPVSRDDPALTGGAIDETAPEVAGPPANADTEDASAAADEHEEVVR
- a CDS encoding ABC transporter ATP-binding protein, coding for MTLAEPHIDAGAGQSRDEPILTVEHLVQEFVSRGPGGVKAGVVHAVSDVSFELYAGQTLGVVGETGSGKSTLARAVIQADPPKSGSVVFRGREMVGMKKRQLRAARAEMQMVYQDPFGSLNPRWRVEDVVAEPLLGHGRMSSADRRVRVRELLDLVGLNPDQYMRRRPMELSGGQAQRVAIARAIALNPALIICDEAISSLDVLIQAQVLNLFEKLRRELGLAYIFIAHDLATVKQISDVVAVMHLGQLAEIGPSEELYRAPRHPYTRALLDSIPGLDPETGVARRPVPMKGEPPSPLHPPSGCRFRTRCPRAQEICATVEPKLAQVGVPGHRAACHFPLEDPATISVESLRASARRAPAATETAAPPV